One genomic segment of Ricinus communis isolate WT05 ecotype wild-type chromosome 5, ASM1957865v1, whole genome shotgun sequence includes these proteins:
- the LOC8280545 gene encoding uncharacterized protein LOC8280545 codes for MCKNWVVFAFTFLVLLSGLSSVSATPPVKIVSGVVSNVVSALVKWLWSLKSNTKTAASSRSMMKFEGGYTVETVFDGSKLGIEPHTVDVSPSGELLVLDSENSNIYKISTPLSRYSRPKLIAGSPEGYSGHVDGRLREARMNHPKGLTVDNRGNIYIADTMNMAIRKISDGGVTTIAGGKWTRAGGHVDGPSEDAKFSNDFDIAYIGSSCSLLVIDRGNQAIREIQLNDDDCNNQYDGTFHLGIAVLVAAAFFGYMLALLQWRVQTLFSPRNDPRTYMKNGTPMAPYQRPPKPVRPPLVPSDDEPDKPDEGFFGSLGKLVLGGLFSGFRRKPLHYQFQQQYQQQLKHSNPWPMQESFVIPDEDEPPSLETRTPTSKKAYPSMTNGVEKHYQFKQSSGYYNGWDGDYHQQQQMQMQVQMQQHQKQQQHHHRHYTSNPKTYYEKSCETNEIVFGAVQEQDGRREAVVIKAVDYADPRYNHHNIRPRFNYVGYSHGY; via the exons ATGTGTAAGAATTGGGTTGTTTTTGCCTTCACCTTTCTAGTTCTCCTCAGTGGGTTATCCTCAGTTTCAGCTACACCTCCTGTTA AAATTGTAAGTGGGGTTGTCTCCAATGTTGTTTCTGCACTTGTCAAGTGGCTCTGGTCACTCAAATCTAATACTAAAACAG CTGCCTCTAGCCGTTCAATGATGAAATTTGAAGGTGGGTATACAGTTGAGACAGTGTTCGATGGAAGTAAGCTTGGGATTGAACCACATACTGTTGATGTCTCTCCAAGTGGAGAGCTTTTGGTTTTGGATTCAGAGAATAGTAACATTTACAAGATCTCAACACCGTTGTCTAGAT ATAGCAGGCCCAAGCTAATAGCTGGATCACCTGAAGGGTACTCTGGACATGTAGATGGGAGACTAAGAGAAGCAAGAATGAACCACCCCAAAGGCCTTACAGTGGACAACAGAGGAAATATATACATTGCAGACACGATGAACATGGCTATCAGAAAGATCAGTGATGGAG GGGTGACAACTATAGCAGGAGGAAAGTGGACTCGTGCGGGTGGCCATGTTGATGGTCCAAGTGAAGATGCAAAGTTTTCAAATGATTTTGACATAGCTTATATTGGAAGCAGTTGCTCTCTTCTGGTTATAGATAGAGGGAACCAGGCAATTCGAGAGATTCAACTCAATGATGATGACTGTAACAATCAATATGATGGCACTTTCCATTTAG GAATAGCAGTTCTTGTTGCTGCTGCATTTTTTGGCTACATGTTAGCATTGCTGCAGTGGAGGGTTCAAACATTGTTTTCTCCCCGCAAT GATCCAAGAACTTATATGAAGAACGGCACACCAATGGCACCATACCAGAGGCCTCCTAAACCTGTCAGGCCTCCTTTGGTTCCTAGTGATGATGAACCTGATAAACCAGATGAGGGCTTTTTTGGTTCACTAGGGAAGCTTGTTCTCGGGGGATTATTTTCAGGGTTTAGAAGGAAGCCTCTCCACTACCAGTTCCAGCAGCAGTATCAGCAACAACTCAAACATTCAAATCCATGGCCAATGCAAGAGAGTTTTGTGATTCCAGATGAAGATGAGCCCCCATCACTAGAAACCAGAACTCCTACATCAAAGAAAGCCTACCCATCTATGACCAATGGCGTAGAAAAGCACTACCAATTTAAGCAAAGCAGTGGTTACTATAATGGCTGGGATGGTGATTATCACCAACAGCAACAAATGCAGATGCAAGTGCAAATGCAGCAGCACCAGAAACAGCAGCAGCATCATCATAGGCATTATACATCCAACCCAAAAACATACTACGAAAAGAGCTGTGAGACAAATGAAATTGTGTTTGGGGCAGTTCAAGAACAGGATGGCCGGCGTGAAGCTGTAGTGATAAAGGCTGTTGACTATGCGGATCCTAGGTATAATCACCACAACATTCGACCTCGATTCAACTACGTCGGTTACTCTCACGGATATTAG
- the LOC8280544 gene encoding potassium transporter 8, which produces MDLEGVIHDNPIKRDSWKTVLTLAYQSLGVVYGDLSTSPLYVYKSAFAEDIQHSETNEEIYGVLSFVFWTLTLIPLVKYVFIVLRADDNGEGGTFALYSLLCRHARVSSIPNCQLADEELSEYKKDGSVFNDKSGIGSSLKSTLEKCRILQRLLLVLALIGTCMVIGDGVLTPAISVFSAVSGLELSMSKEQHQYVELPVACAILVFLFSLQHYGTHRVGFLFAPVVITWLLCISAIGVYNILHWNPHVYQALSPYYMYKFLKKTQRGGWMSLGGILLCITGSEAMFADLGHFSQLSIKIAFTFVVYPSLILAYMGQAAYLSKHHIIESDYRIGFYVSVPEKIRWPVLAIAILAAVVGSQAIITGTFSIIKQCSSLGCFPKVKIVHTSSKMHGQIYIPEINWTLMLLCLAVTVGFRNTKHMGNASGLAVITVMLVTTCLMSLVMVLCWHKNVLLAICFIFFFGSIEALYFSASLIKFLEGAWVPIALSFIFLVVMYVWHYGTLKKYEADVQNKVSINWLLSLGPSLGIVRVRGIGLIHTELVSGIPAIFSHFVTNLPAFHQVVVFLCIKSVPVPHVRPEERFLVGRVGPKEYRLYRCIARYGYRDVHKDDMEFEKDLVCSIAEFIRSEKPESDIGIEDVGEYEKMTVIGTLSSSFEGVKMREDDTDSSDMVGTSEVKEIQAPQRSKKRVRFVVPESPQMDRDVRDELQELMEAREAGMAFILGHSYVRAKRGSSWMKKVVINYGYDFLRKNSRGPRYALSIPHASTLEVGMVYYV; this is translated from the exons ATGGATCTTGAAGGTGTGATTCATGACAATCCAATCAAG AGAGATTCGTGGAAGACAGTGTTAACTTTGGCATATCAGAGTTTAGGTGTTGTTTATGGAGATTTAAGTACTTCTCCATTATATGTGTATAAAAGCGCTTTTGCAGAGGATATACAGCATTCGGAGACCAATGAGGAGATTTATGGAGTTTTATCCTTCGTATTTTGGACATTGACACTAATCCCATtagttaaatatgtttttattgTGCTCAGAGCTGATGATAATGGTGAAGGTGGTACTTTTGCTTTGTATTCGTTACTTTGCCGCCATGCCCGGGTTAGTTCCATACCCAATTGCCAGCTTGCTGACGAGGAGCTATCAGAGTACAAAAAAGATGGGTCTGTTTTCAATGATAAAAGTGGTATTGGGTCTAGTTTGAAATCAACTTTGGAGAAGTGTAGAATATTGCAAAGGCTGTTGCTTGTTTTGGCTTTGATTGGGACCTGTATGGTCATTGGGGATGGAGTGCTTACACCGGCAATTTCTG TATTTTCTGCTGTGTCAGGGCTGGAACTATCCATGTCGAAAGAGCAGCATCAGT ATGTTGAGCTGCCAGTTGCTTGTGCAATACTTGTATTCTTATTTTCCCTCCAACATTATGGGACCCACCGGGTAGGATTCCTCTTTGCGCCGGTCGTGATTACATGGCTGTTATGCATAAGTGCTATTGGTGTGTACAATATTTTGCACTGGAATCCCCATGTTTACCAAGCACTCTCCCCATACTACATGTACAAATTTTTGAAGAAGACCCAGAGGGGAGGTTGGATGTCATTAGGTGGAATCCTGTTGTGTATAACAG GCTCAGAAGCTATGTTTGCAGATCTTGGTCACTTTTCACAGTTGTCAATTAAG ATTGCTTTCACCTTTGTGGTTTACCCCTCATTGATACTGGCATATATGGGGCAAGCTGCTTATCTTTCTAAGCATCATATTATTGAAAGCGACTACCGGATCGGTTTCTATGTATCTGTACCTG AGAAAATAAGATGGCCTGTTCTGGCAATAGCTATTCTTGCTGCAGTGGTAGGAAGTCAAGCCATCATTACTGGAACATTTTCAATTATCAAACAGTGCTCGTCACTTGGTTGCTTTCCAAAGGTCAAAATTGTGCACACCTCATCAAAAATGCATGGCCAGATTTACATTCCAGAGATCAACTGGACATTAATGCTGCTATGTCTGGCTGTCACTGTTGGTTTTAGAAACACAAAACACATGGGAAATGCATCAG GTTTGGCAGTTATAACTGTAATGCTGGTAACAACCTGCCTAATGTCTCTGGTCATGGTCTTATGCTGGCACAAAAATGTCCTTCTAGCAAtttgttttatattcttctttgGTTCCATTGAGGCTCTCTACTTCTCAGCATCTCTTATTAAATTCCTGGAGGGGGCCTGGGTACCTATTGCCCTCTCATTTATCTTCCTCGTTGTTATGTATGTTTGGCACTATGGAACACTCAAGAAATATGAAGCGGATGTTCAAAATAAGGTCTCTATCAACTGGCTTCTCAGTCTAGGTCCCAGTCTTGGAATAGTCCGGGTCCGAGGGATTGGTCTCATACATACTGAGCTTGTCTCTGGAATCCCAGCTATATTTTCCCACTTTGTCACAAACCTTCCTGCTTTCCACCAGGTCGTAGTCTTCCTCTGCATCAAATCTGTGCCAGTGCCGCACGTTAGACCTGAGGAAAGGTTCTTGGTGGGAAGAGTTGGTCCTAAGGAGTACCGTCTCTACAGATGCATAGCACGATATGGTTATCGTGATGTTCATAAggatgatatggagttcgagAAAGATCTTGTTTGTAGCATTGCAGAATTTATCAGGTCAGAAAAACCTGAAAGTGATATAGGAATAGAAGACGTAggggagtatgagaaaatgacagtTATTGGGACACTATCATCCTCTTTTGAAGGCGTAAAAATGCGCGAAGACGATACAGATTCCTCTGATATGGTAGGAACTTCAGAGGTGAAAGAGATACAGGCTCCTCAGAGGTCAAAAAAGAGGGTGAGGTTTGTTGTTCCTGAGAGCCCGCAGATGGATAGGGATGTCCGAGATGAGTTGCAGGAGCTAATGGAAGCAAGAGAAGCCGGAATGGCATTCATACTTGGACATTCATACGTGAGGGCTAAGAGAGGATCAAGCTGGATGAAGAAAGTGGTGATTAATTATGGGTAtgatttcttaagaaaaaactCCAGAGGACCGCGTTATGCTTTGAGTATACCTCATGCATCAACCCTAGAAGTAGGGATGGTGTACTATGTTTAA